In the genome of Candidatus Omnitrophota bacterium, the window GAGCTCCCGTCTACTCGTAATAAATATCATCGAAGTAGATCGTGAAACCTGACGGGTTATCGGCAGCGCTTGCCGCCCAGCAGAAACCGCCGGAGATGTACGTCAGGTCCTTGCCGGTCAGGTCTATCGTATACTCTTTCCATTCGGGAGTAAGAGTGATAGGCCCGATCGAGACGGAATCCGAATCGGCGTATTCACCCGTAATGCCGCCTACTTTGACTTCCGCCAAGGTGCCGATCTGGGTCTTTGAGAGCATCTCTCCGCCTTTTTCGCCCCTCGCCCAGAAGACGAGCTTCTTGGCGCCGGTAAGGTCATAACCGCCGGGTTTGGTCCCCCAGTTATTGGCCGGGTTCTGCCAGAAGATGCCCGCCCAGCCGGCGCCCTGTTTCTGCTCGCCGGTGTAGACGATCTTAATGCAGTTGGTCCCGGAGTGAGGATTATCCTTCCAACCGGTATCAAGTTTTATATCGCCGTAATCGCCCATCCAACCCGAAGGTATGTAATGGTTATCGCGGGCCGAGCGGTCGGTGTAGACATTAAACCTCTTGAACCCGCCGGTAGCCGCATCGGCGGCGATGGATACGCCGGCGACGCATACGGCCAGCGCCAATACCACCAACAGAATTACTGATCTCTTCATCTCCTTAACCCCCCTTTCGTTATTTTGTCCAGTTTCCCTTGTACCAGGAATAAGCCTTCTTTAGCTGTCTTAAGAACGGACTGTCCGAACCGTTCCCCTGGCTTGTTACTCCCAAATATTCTTCATGCAGCCACCCGTCCGGGAAAGGCCCGCGGAAATTACCCGGGGTCTTTGCCTTTGCCTTGTAATCCCAACCCTCCGGCTCCTGTTTAGCGGGATCAAGCTGCGGCGGAGGCCCCCCCTTCCACCACTCGTCTACCCATTCGAAACAGACTCCGCCGAGGGCGTTTCCGAAACCCGAACCCGCCATATTACAGGCGATGTCCTCCCAATTGCCTTTATGATATTCCGCCTGCAGTTCTTCCCCTTTTTCCGGGCTGTCCTTTAAATAGGAAGGAGAGCCGTATTCGGTTATGATAGAGGGCCTGCCGGTAAAATCCTTTACGTCCTCCCAATAAGTCCTCCCGAATCCGTTCGGGCCGCGGTAAACATTCGCTCCGAATACGTCCACGTCCGGGCAATACTTGGCGAAATAATCAAGATATACCGTCTCGCCGTTGCAGATGGCGACCGGGTGGCTGGGGTCTATCGATTTTATCATCTTCGCGACTTCGTTGACGAAGGCGTAATACGCGTCCGGCTGGAGCTTGGCGCGGCATCCCATCCCCGGCTCGACTTCCGGCACGCCGGGATAGCCGTAATTGTTCTCGTTGCCGAGCACCCACATGAGGATATAAGGCTCGTCCTTATATTCCTCCACGACCTCCCTGACGCTCGCCATCATCTTCTTCTTATGCTCTTCGTTGGTGTAATCCGTGCCCGAATACCAATCGGCGCCGGAACCGGTGGCATACATCCCGAGGAAATCTCCCATGAGATACATGAATCCGTACTTCT includes:
- a CDS encoding glycoside hydrolase family 2 TIM barrel-domain containing protein, with protein sequence MENSFDNDVSNDKFIINPGKLVKVKPGEVIPPKTDLTKLKIIKTAGGAHVKLVKYENGHWQLLVDGKPFPMKAIAYSPNKVGLSPDNGTLNVQTDWMTADYNKNGKIDGPYDAYVDKNNNNKQDPDEPSVGDFQLMKDMGVNTIRLYHHSTNKELLKDGYEKYGFMYLMGDFLGMYATGSGADWYSGTDYTNEEHKKKMMASVREVVEEYKDEPYILMWVLGNENNYGYPGVPEVEPGMGCRAKLQPDAYYAFVNEVAKMIKSIDPSHPVAICNGETVYLDYFAKYCPDVDVFGANVYRGPNGFGRTYWEDVKDFTGRPSIITEYGSPSYLKDSPEKGEELQAEYHKGNWEDIACNMAGSGFGNALGGVCFEWVDEWWKGGPPPQLDPAKQEPEGWDYKAKAKTPGNFRGPFPDGWLHEEYLGVTSQGNGSDSPFLRQLKKAYSWYKGNWTK